The DNA segment tattttttattttttatttacataggaCCGGGTCAAACGGTTCAACCAGTAACCCACCGGTTAAACCAGTGACCCAATGACCCAGTGACCTGACCGGTTCGATCACCGATTCGTTTCTGACAACTATGATATGAagtacataataaaaataagttaaacaataCATTGGTGAACGAGTTATATCTTAAATGACATAGTTAATTATTTGTCAATGAGTTATATCTTAAATGAcatagttaatttttagtatgcaCAATGAAAATGTGTATATATATCTAAAAGCACATACACGCGTGAAGTATTTGGATAATATTATCACTTATTTTTATAACTCTCTTTAAACACTttttattaaatacaaattattgttcttcttgttaattaaataagttttaattctctatttattatattttataatttatatcaataatttaaatttaaaattcagagtttataatttaattttttttaacttttaatatcAAGTTAATTTTTATGGGATCTTGCACTTCTTATTTTAAGAAAGAAGACAAATATTggatttttttaacttttaatattaaGTTAATTTTTATGGGATGTTGCACTTCTTATTTTAAGAAAGAAGACAAATATTGGATTTATTTTGCTAtggaaaaaatagttaaatctatataatataatataatatataattactaAGGTTATGAAAATCGGATCGGACCGATCGGTTCAACCGGATTACCGGATTAACTGAAAATCGGTCATCTAGCCAATCCGGTCCACTTCTAAAACCATCCTACAACAAATTAGCAAAAAAATCGATTGAACCGACGGTTAATTGTCGAACCGGACGAATCGACCGGATTTTTGAAAGTGCCGGTTTCTCAAAATCCATCAAACGTCGTGGTTTTGacggaaaaaataaaaaataaaaacaaaaactgaaGGTGAAGTTTGTGGCTAGAATGGAACTATGGAAGAATATAATAGTAAATTAGTAATGCTGTATTGGATTCTCAAATTCTTGTGCCTGTGATATCCTACActcttattattttgaaaactgAACATAGAAGAAACGATGTTCAGTTTTCAGAATAATAAGTGTGTAGAAACATAATTGATTTTTGTGAAAATCGGACCAGACCGGCCGGTTCGGCTGATCTACAAAACCGTTTTGCAAAAAACTGGTTAAAAAATAGGTAAAATCGGCGGTTAACCGGTGAATCGACCAAACTGGCCGAATTTTTTAAAGATCCAGTTTTGTGACTTGCATAAAAAACTACGTCGTTTTGATgttaggaagaaaaaaaaaagaaaagaaaccctAACTAACACACAGTTCCAATTCCCTTTCAACCCATTAGCACCTAGTCCCAATTCCTTCACTAGGCAAACCCTATCAGAGCAAACACCGCCGCCACTGTTAGGCCCCAGCCCCACCAGCCACCGTCAGCCCCCCAGCCGCCGCcactctcttcttcctcacctTCTCTGTGCTCGTCGCGAAGCCTACCAGCTGCCGCTACTCTTCTCCTCCTCACCGTATATGTGCTCGTGAAGCCCGCCTTTGTGATCGTCGGCGGCGGCAGTGACAGAGGGTACCATCGTCGGTCTTGTTCTCGTTGCCGTCCTGGATGTCTCTGCTTGGCTTCTCTCTCTTCAAGCTcgctctctctccctctccgaTCTCACTCTGTCTCACGCGAAACGCGAACGTCTCTGCTCGCTTGTCCTCCTCGCCGTCACCTCCGTTTAATTGCTCGGCCATCACCTCCTCGTGAACGTCTCTGTTACTCGGCTGCCTTGTCTTCTCCAGTGAGCACTCCTCCATTACTTCTTCAGTCCTAATTTTTTTCtgaaattaattatgattaatcTATACTTCTGAGCATAGTTTTAAAAATCGAACCGAATCAGCCAGTTCAACTGAATTAACCGAAAATCGATCATATGGTCGGTTCAGTTAACTCCAAAAACCGTTTAGCAAAAAACCGGTAAAAGAACCGGCTGAACCGGTAGTTAACCGATGAACCGTCGGAACCGGCCGGGTTTTTTAAGAATTTCCGGTTCAAAGCTACACTCAAAACGTCGTCGTTTTAACTTTagatatatatgaaaaaaaaacccCTATGAACAATGAGGAAACCCTAGCCGCTCCATACCACCATCCTacccctctctttctctctaaaaactcTGGAGACTGGAGTGAAGAACCCAGCCCCAAACCTCCTTGGAGCAGCACCCAGCCACCATCCACTCTTCGTCGCCGAACTCTTCTCCTCGGCAGGAGGGTGCTGTCGTCGCTCAACGTTCCTCTTCTCCTCGCCCTATTCTCGTCGTCTGCTCGTGGTTGCTCGATCCTCCTCTGGCGACGTTCCTCCCTCGGCAGATCTGCTGGGAGCTACTCTCGTCATCAACGTCTCTGCCCTCGTCATGAAGCCCGCCTCTTCCCTCATCATCAAGCCCGTCTCTGCTCGGAGCTCTTCTCGTCGCCATCGTGTCTCTCTCTTCAAGCTCTCTGTCTCCCTCCCACGGTTGCTTACTCACAGTAGCAACCCTTGCTTTCACCTTCATCCTCCGACGGTTGTTCAAGTCCACTGCTCTTCTGACTTTGAGTTAATTTTTCTGgatttgagttatttttttttgaaataatatggTTGATTGTTGATGGTATTTTGTTAATTGTgttgatttttgattttattgtcTAATTGTAATGGATTTTAATTTCTGAGTTTGTCATCTGAACTTCTGTTGATTGTGTTCTGAATTTCTGATGTTGCATGTGTTGTTGGTTTGTtgataagatagaaattgtatAAATCCCGGTTGATGTGTTGTTGGTGTTGTTAACTGTATTTGATTTGTGCAAGTTTGTATTGGTGATGGTTGCtgattacaaatttttattgcAAGGTGTCTGAGAAAAAGTCTGAAGAAAGTTGAGCCCTCTTGAAAGCTGAGCATTAGCTTGGGATGAAGCAAAACGTGGTAAGTATCTGCCCaggtatattattattatttcagaATAATAGAGTGTAGGAACATGATTGATTTTTGTGACAGAGAAATAATAGAGATGATTGATTTTGTGACAGAGATTAAGATTTGAGAGAAAGCAAAGCTGAAAACATAAGATCTTGTGACAGAGATTAAGATTTGAGAGAAAGCAAAGCTGAAAAAATAATAGAgatcattgattttgtgacagAGATTAAGATTTGAGAGAGAAAGCAAAGCTGAAAAAATAATAGAGATGATTGTCAGAGATTAAGATTTGAGAGGAAGCAAAACTGAAACTTGCATGTGCTTGTTACATGGTATGCCCCTCCAATAAGTTAAAGAGTGAATTGTGaatataattataatcaatATATCAGCTTTCAAGAGGGCTCAACTTTCTTCAGCCTTCTTCTCAGACACCttgcaataaaaatttataatcagCAACCATCACCAATACAAACATGCACAAATCAAATACAGTTAACAATACCAACAACACATCAACCGGGATTTatacaatttctatcttatcaACAAACCAACAACACATGCAACATCAGAAATTTAGAACACAATCAACAGAAGTTCAGATGACAAACTCAGAAATTAAAATCCATTACAATTAGACAATAAAATCAGAAATCAACACAATTAACAAAATACCATCAACAATCAACCAtattatttcaaagaaaatacCACAATTTCGGGGCATCACCAATGCTAGCCAAGAGCCTTCAAGAACCGGTACGCGGATTCGAGCCAATACTCCGGCAACTAGGAGTCTAATTCACTCTGGGGCTTCAACTCCGGTGATGCCCCGAAATGGTGGGATGGAAATTGGAATCTCATTCTGGCGAGGGTCATCAAGGATCATGGAATCCTTCTTGCAAGGTGTCTGAGAAGAAGGCTGAAGATCATGCAAGGAAGTTGAGCCCTCTTGAAAGCTGAGCATTGGCTTGGGATGAAGCAGAATGTGCCAAGTATATGCCCAggtatattattatttacatgATATGATCTGAACTTGTTTTGCGACGATGATTCTACTAGTTTGTTTAATATGTCAAGCCTTTAACTTGATAtaaacttttcaattttttaaatttctcttataaaaatatGCCTTAGTCTAGGTGAGTTTTCAGAAGTAGTCAATGAATTGATGCAGTTTGTTTGTGAAAAATTGAATGTATAGGTTCAGGCATGAAGAGGTGAGGATTCAATCATGTTATATGTACGGTGCCAAACTGCCATTCAACACCACTACCATTCAAAAAAGCGGTGAAGAGATTATACAGCATTTGGACCTGGGAAATTCTAAATAGTAGTAGTTGCAGGAAAGTTGTTACTCCGTTTTCTTCATTTCCATTATGTGAGTACTAGCTCTAAGTGTCCTTGTAAAGTCTAATCATCCAAAGGACAAGATTGGATTATAGTTTATTTAGGCCGAACAAACTTTAACATTCAAACGCATGTTTATTCTATTATGGAAACTAATCGAAAATAAAAGGAGAGGAGCATTCTTCCTCTTTCATTGCGAGAGAACAAAAAAAAGCAGAGAGTGAGAGAACAAAAAAACAGAGAGTGAATCCCATGGCTCATCTCAAAATGTTTGCaactttcctttttttatcATGTGTGTGCGGGTATTATCTAATAATAATGATAGTGAAATTAGTCACAAAGAAGCTGAGTACTTGTTGAAGTTTAAAGAAGCCGTACACAATCTTCCCTCTAATTGGTTCGATAATGATACTGTTATGTGCGATTGGGTTGGTGTGGTTTGTGGTTACTTTCCCGCCACTAATTTTCGATATATAGAAAAGATCCAGCTCAATTCAAGGCACCTCAACGGAACAATTCCTTCGGATATTAACAAGTCTCTTGTTAATTTACGCTATTTTGATCTTGGAAACAACTCTCTAAGTGGTCATTTGCCTTCTTTTTCGAATCTCTCTTACCTCCAATATCTGTATTTGTCCTACAACAACTTCATCTCCATTCCTCACGATTGCTTATGTGGTTTAGAAAATTTGGAACTCTTTGACTTGAGGTACAATACTAACCTCTCATCTTGGACTTTTCCCACCAACTTGAACACCAACTCACGCCTTACCATCATCAACCTCGAGAATACAAACCTCATAGGCTCCTTGCCGGATATCTTTGATTCTTTTCCCGTATTGCAAAATTTTGATCTCTCTGAAAATAATCTCACAGGAGTGTTGcctaaatctttttcaaaactaaccAGGTTAACTATATTGAAACTCAACCACCCGAAGGATAATAAATTGTCGGGTacaattcaatttctttcctctATGCCACAATTGTTTCAAGTGAATCTTGAGGGGAACTCATTTGAGGGTTCTATTCCAGACCTATCCAATTGCAAACATTTGAAATATCTGTCCCTGGCAAATAATAGATTAACAGGTGTAGTTCTACCTTCTCTGGGATTGCTCAATGAAATCTATCAAGTTTCGTTGGAAAACAACTGGTTGCAGGGTCCTCTTCCTTTATTTAATAAAGTTCGGACTCCAGAAGTAAATCTTACGTCTAATGGATTCTGTTTAGATCATCCTGGGCCTTGAAGCTTGGAATTTCATTACATGTGATGATAATGGCAATATCAGAACCGTTAATTTAACAAATTTGAATTTGACTGGGTCAATATCCCCTTCATTCAAAAATTTAACGGATCTGTGTCAATTATATCTTGGTGGAAACAGACTGAATGGGTCCATACCAGAAAGTTTGACAAGCTTACAACAACTCAAGTTTTTGGATGTGTCCAACAACAATCTATCGGGAAATCTTCCACCATTTTCAAAAAAGATCATGGTCATTACAACGGGCAATATTTTTCTTCAACAGTTTCACTCATCTAAAATTTTGCTATCTTCTGCTTTCATCATAGGTACGCTCATTATTATTTCTATATTGAATAATGGTaaagttacaaaaataaaaaagaaaacaaaattaacatgttaaacttataaatttatacaaataagAGATTGCATACAAAAGTAGTAAAGTAttggaaaataaaatttgtcctattataaaactaaaaatacatGTAGTTGTCACGAGTGATGTGGTATTTAGTTTTACCGTttgctatatatattttttttgttaaatatggtgcttttaaattaaaatattttaaaattttatttaactagTATGCAAATTTGCATTACCaaacaaatataaatttcaTTTGTCCGTATACAGTATTCGTTgagttatgaaaaaaaaattattcactaaaattattattttcacttttgaatataatatatatttattttatatttttactctCTACAAAATTACATGATAcatttagaaataattaattattaaataccCATACATTAGTGTTTTTAACTCTAAAGTAATTactttatagttttttttatgtttattcggttgttaaatataaaataaataataatagtttTGTAACTTTATAATTAGGTTTAAGTCTTAATTAAGTTTCTCAAGTAACATGttataattaactaaaataatattattaggagataataaaattttattatcattgtataaaaataatatatttaatattttttggtagATTagtaaaattagttaatttgttacctattttctaaaaatttataaataatatacagttaattatttaataagatGATACTTAAATAGTATTTTAATCTAAATTTCTATTTTGTGATTATTTTTTACTTCAATGTATACATGCAGGTATTTCAATTGCTGGTGTTGGTGTTATTATAATCATCTTTGTTGTGATTGTTTATTAttataagagacaaaaaaaattttctattgaTAAGCAAGTTGATAGTTTGATAGCAAGTTATCGTACTATAACACCGGTAAAAAGATATACTTATGCAGAAGTAAAACAAATGACAAATTTATTTTGTGAGAAATTGGAACAAGGAGGATATGGTATTGTATATAAAGGAAGTTTAAATGATGGTAGTCAAGTGGCAGTGAAAATACTTAAAAAGTCAAAAGGAAGTGTGGAAGAATTCGTAAATGAAGTTGTTACTATCAGCAGAACATCTCATGTGAACATTGTTTCACTTTGGGGATTTTGTTACGAAATGAATAAACAAACCCTTATTTATGAATTTATGTCCAATGGCTCTTTggacaaatataaatataaacatgGACGTTCCTCTCTCAGTTCTCTCTTTTCTAATTTACATTGAAAAGAACTGTACAATATTGTAAATAGCATTGCTCAAGGATTAGACTACTTACATGAAAGAtgtaatacaaaaattttgtatcTTGATATCAAACCTCAAAATGTGCTTCTTGATGAAAAGTTTTGTCCAAAAATTGCAGATTTTGGATTAgctaaaatatgcaaaaataataaaagtagtAGGCGAACATTTAGCATAAGAGGGACTCCGGGTTATATTGCACCAGAAATGTTTAATCGACGAGCATATGGTGGAATTTCTTGCAAGTCAGATGTGTATAGTTATGGAATGTTAATTCTTGAAATGATGGGGGCAAAAGATGATCCACATATTAGAAGATCTCATAATAGTGAATCCTACTTTCCTGATTGGCTTTATAAGGATCAAGATGAAGATTTTATTTATTACAGAAGTTTTGCTTTCGATAAAGATGATGAAATTATAATACAAAAGATTTTGTTAGTGGGCTTACACTGTATTCAAACGGATCCATCAAAAAGACGGGCAAGGATTCGGTATGCCGGTTTCCTTTGAGCACCGAAACGCCAAAAATTTGTTTGGCTTATTGGTGCGCCAAGGCatctacaaataaaaattttactttttattgggGTTTATTTGGTAAGCATATTAAAAAAGAGGGgtcatattataatttattaacttacacctttagttttagttttacaGTTTACTCATTAGATAATAGAGTTCTTATAGCTGAACCTTATGCTTCTTATCtacattttcttttaatctCCATTTTTATTTCTCCCaatctaaaaataagatttagGATGCTAAATGAAAAGAAACTGAAGTCTTAAACCTTTGAAGCTCTCTTGAATCATGCCCTGACACTCTTCCACGGCTGTGCCGCCATTGTTGGATGAGTCAGTGCCAGAAAATAGTTTGTCATTCGAAGTGGTTGTGTTACTTTCACATGGAGGTATTTAATGAATGTTTTATATATAGTTACGTGAGAGTAAGGTAGAGAAGGCGCCGCACGGGACGATGCAGATCTGGGCAAATGAAAATGTTGCCTAGTAGTTGACGATGGGGGCACTATGATGGCGGCCGCAGCGCAGATCTAGATTGTGTTTCTTTCAAGCTCGTCTCCGATCAGATGGTTGATGCTGGGGTGCGCGAGGTTGTGGCGGAGATTAGGAAAAAGAGGGAGGAGTTGAGGGTGAAGAGGGAGGTGAAGGTGACATTTAACATAACAGGGAATACTTAactctaattaatttaaatttatatattattaatcttTGAATATTAACCCACTATATTTTTGATATAACAACAATAACTatgaagaaaataatattttcaaagTAACTCCACTGATATAAAAGCTACAAAAAAATACTAACTAGCCAATCACATTAAATTACATTTAAGATGATCTTGACTGTtggactaaaaaaatataaaagatctaATGACTCCTCAATAAAAATGCGCACCAATAAACCAAACaaacttttggcgtttcagtGCCCAAAAGACGTTGGCGTACTGAATCCGTGCCCCAAAAAGACCAACAATGAAAAAAGTGGTGGAAATGTTAGGGGGAGATCTTAAAGCAATATCACGTCCTGAGAGATTTGTCATGTCTTCTTCTCCTACATTCCCTCTTTTATCGTATTCAGGTGCATCTCGTAGTGATATATACGAGACAAATTCGATAATTGAAGAATTAAATGGTTAAGTTCACTTAAGTAGAAGgtatgtatttataatttaatactcaattttttttaattttaattttattgttagaatttaatttaaatttaattggacctaaatttttaaatttaatttaaattaaaattaattttagttagtaAACtttaaatatgttattttaatttttgaggtTGATATCGTTGATAATTtggataataattttttattgattttgatttgttgggtctaaaattaaagaattacgTGCATTTGATTTGATTGGACTGTTCTAATTATTCAGTGATATGTCTCTATAAcactttgaattttgaattgcaTCTTTGGTTGTGTATCATGTTTGCATAATTCTAAAGTAACAATTCAGCTAAAAGATTACTGATTCTGTTCagacataataaaaaatcagaAAGCAAGAAAACCTGCAAAGCTGCAACACCCCCATTTTCAAGATGCTGGCTGGAACTCTGTTTGGTGCAAGGCTCTTTGCTGAAGAAGGTTCTAGAAGCAATCAGGGAGCTCGTGAACAATGCGAACTTCGATTGCTCTGCGACTGGGTTCTCACTCCAGGCCATGGACTCGAGCCACGTTGCTCTCGTGGCGCTCCTACTGCGGTCTGAAGGGTTCGAGCACTACGGTGCGACCGCAACATCTCGATGGGGATGAATCTCAACATGGCCAAGATGCTACGGTGCGCCGGAAATGATGACAATCATCACTGTCAAGGGCGATGACGGCAGCGACACCGTCACTTTCATATTCGAGAGCCCAAGTACTATTCATTTTCCCAAAAAATCttgatttcaattttcattttaattttgtccgattatttctagggttttatatcTGCATGGTTCATTTTTCCTGTTtctgtttgatctttagttgctAATTTTGATATGGTATTATTTTAATTCGTTAAACTTTTTTATTGACGCTTAGGATTCTTTCTTGCTAGAAAACTGTACTGGAAAGGGAAGACCTATTACATTGTTTCTTGTGTGTTTGAAAGTTTAGTATTCTGCAAGGGGATGAGAGGCATGATCTTGATTCTGTAGTTGATATGAGTTCAGTTGTTAATGAATTGCTACAAAATTTAGTGTTTGGTGATTGGATTTCTAGGAttgtaaaaatttatatgcaGGAATTAAGCTTTAGTGTTTAATTTCAAGCAAGATAGTGTTCAGCTGTGTTTTGTTCATGTATTGGAATCTGTTTCTGGTAGTGCAGCTGTTAATATTACATTTTGATTCAAGATCTGAATTATGAAGTTTTGGATATTGAAAAGATTTGTAATCTgactattcttttttttttttttctgtttatgtCCTGAAGCACAAGATAAATTTCTGATTTTGAGATGAAGTTGATGGATATCGACAGTGAGCACCTTGGAATTCCTGAGGCAGAGTACCATGCCATTGTTAGAATGCCGTCTACTGAGTCTGCTAGGATTTGCAGTATTGGTGACACTGGTAATTTGCTTTGCTCTGAATTTTCGGGGGTTTTATGGTTCTCTTTTGGAAGTTAATAGTCTAGCTGATACAATTTGTTCAGTGTGCGATGAATATTGTAGTTGTCATTTCCGTTACTAAGGAAGGTGTAAAGTTTTCCACAAAAGATGATATTGGAACTGCAAACATTGTCTGCAGGCATAACTCTTCTGTGGACAAGGTAACAGAgatttatttgttcttttttaatCATAACTTTATTGTTTGTACAATTTAGTTCTCGTATAATTTGAAATACATACTAATTGATGGTTTTGCATGGTATTTGGTTGATATTGCAGCCTGAAGAAGCCACTACTGTAGAGATGAATGAGCCTGTGTCCTTGACATTTGCATTGCGGTACATGAACTCTTTCACAAAGGCAGCACGATTGTCTAACCTAGTTACCATCAGTCTTTCAAAGGAGCTTCCAGTTGTGGTTGAATACAAGATTGCTGGACGGATGGATTCATAGCTTCCAGTTGtagaatttgaaaaattacTGAGTACTTCTCAGTAAAAAAATTAGTGAGTACTTCTCAGTCTTTCGCTGGCTTGTCGCTGGCTTGCTGTCTCGGTGTCTCCTGACCTGACCTGCCCTGCTCGCTTGCTTCGCTGCTCGTCGCTGGCTGCCTGGCTCGTTGCTCAGTCATCGCCTCTCGCAGTCTCGCCACTCGCCTCTTGCCACTCCGTGCCACTCTGCCTCTGCGTCTCTCTCTCGCGTTCTCGCCTCTCCACTCTCCGGTGAGAATTgattttatcaatttagaaataagaatttgaataattgaataattattgtgATAATGTGATTCTGTGAAACTGTGTATCTCATGCTGTTTGAATAATTGGATCATTGGATTTGGATGATTTGTTTgtgtatatttatgtataattgAATTAAGATAGGGTCACTCTAGTGTACAGATTGTAGATATACAGAGATGTATGGTTCACCAACACGTGTTGTGGATGTGTGGTGTCAGGGAGCAGGTTGATAGCAATGTTACATCTGCAAGGCTTGGTAGAGGTTCGGCTTAGGCGGCTTTTCTTTCCGTGTAACGGGATTTCTTTGGGTTGTCTCTATCCAGCTGCTTGTTGGGCTCTTTGGGCTTACTTATAAGATTGTATGGCAAGGGTCAATTTGTGTTGGGACTGGAGGAAGAACTTGTTTGAAATAGCTGCTATTAGAATATTGTTCATACTTCATATTTCCATTTcgaagggaaaaaaaagaacatTATTCATGTCTTAGGTCAGTTTGCTGATAATGTTTTTGGTATACCATAATGGTATACAAAACTGAGCATAGAATTTAACCAGGCTTTGCAAAGCGAAGCTTGCCGTCTTCAACAACTTCAACGCCATACTTCTGCTATTAGTCATCCTTTAAACAGATTCTTTTGGGGTATGCCATAAAAGTGTTGCTATTACATGGTCAATTAGATATTTAGATTTCTCTGTATAATTAAATTACTATTTCATTTCTTTTCCATGTACATGACGGGAATAAAAAGAGCTTGGTTGATGCTATGGAGAAGGTGTTAATTTGCGGGAGCAAATATTCAAACTATACAAAGATTATTACCATGGTGGATTAATGAAGCTTGTTGTTATTGGTGGAGGTGAATTCCTACTTACCTACACCA comes from the Arachis duranensis cultivar V14167 chromosome 7, aradu.V14167.gnm2.J7QH, whole genome shotgun sequence genome and includes:
- the LOC110274082 gene encoding receptor-like kinase TMK4, which gives rise to MCVRVLSNNNDSEISHKEAEYLLKFKEAVHNLPSNWFDNDTVMCDWVGVVCGYFPATNFRYIEKIQLNSRHLNGTIPSDINKSLVNLRYFDLGNNSLSGHLPSFSNLSYLQYLYLSYNNFISIPHDCLCGLENLELFDLRYNTNLSSWTFPTNLNTNSRLTIINLENTNLIGSLPDIFDSFPVLQNFDLSENNLTGVLPKSFSKLTRLTILKLNHPKDNKLSGTIQFLSSMPQLFQVNLEGNSFEGSIPDLSNCKHLKYLSLANNRLTGVVLPSLGLLNEIYQVSLENNWLQGPLPLFNKVRTPEVNLTSNGFCLDHPGP